Genomic segment of Mycolicibacterium sarraceniae:
GGTGTCCATCGAATCGTGATTCAGGTCGGCCAGCACGGTGTTGACGACCTTCTCCCGGATGTCCGGGGTCAGGGTGCCTTCCAGATCGATGCCTGCGGCGTGCTGCGTCGAGAGCACGACGGTGTCCAGCCGCACCGGGGTGGTGCCGTCGTACTGGACGGTGACCTGGGTCTTGCCGTCCGGACGCAGGTAATCGAGGACGCCACTCTTGCGCACCTCGGTCAGGCGGCGGGCCAGCCGGTGCGCCAACGCAATCGGCAGCGGCATGAGCTCGGGCGTGTCCTTGATCGCATAGCCGAACATCAGGCCCTGATCGCCGGCGCCCTGCAGGTCCAGCGGATCGGCGCCGCCTTCGACGCGGGTCTCGTGGGCGGTGTCCACGCCCTGAGCGATATCGGGCGACTGACGGCCTATACCGATGTTGACGCCGGCGGTCTCGCCGTCGAAGCCCTTTTCCGACGAGTCGTAGCCGATCTCCAGGATGCGCTTGCGGACCGTGTCGTTGATATCGGCGAACGCTTCCTTGGCCGATGTCGTTACCTCACCGATGACATGCACCTGACCGGTGGTGACCGCCGTCTCGACCGCGACCCGCGACTTCGGGTCCGCAGCCAGCAGCGAATCAAGGATCGAATCGCTGATGGCGTCGCAGATCTTGTCGGGATGCCCCTCGGTCACCGACTCACTGGTAAACAGCCGACCTGCGCTCACGTTGTCATCCCTTCCAAAAACTTAGTTCTGCGAATCATATAGTCGCCCCTGACAGACCAAACCGGGACGGTACGTCCCGCGCAACCGTTAGGCGCAACTTTCTGCTAATCGATGCCGATCGGACTAAGCCTCGCGCCGCAGGAGCGTGGCGATCGCGTCCACGATACGACTTGCCATCAGTGTCTTCGACCCGTGCTCCAGTGCGGCTTCGGTGCCGTCGGCACCCAATAGCCACCCGTCGTTGCTATCCACCTCGAAAGCGCGACCCTCCCCGACCGCGTTGACGACGAGCAGGTCACACCCCTTGCGCGCGAGCTTCGCCCGAGCGTGGAACAGCACGTCACCGTTCGCGTCACCGGTCTCGGCGGCGAAGCCGACGATGGCGCGCATATTGGGCAGCTGCCCGTCGGCCCGTTGACGCACGGCACCAGCCAGCACGTCGTCGTTGCGCACCAACTCGATGGCGGGCGCATCCACCACATCGGGCTTCTTCTTGATCTTGGTGGTCTCCACATGAGCGGGCCGGAAGTCGGCGACGGCCGCGGCCATGACGAGCACGTGGGCGTCTGGCGCGTGTTTGGTCACTGCCTCGTGCAGCTGTGCGGCGGAGGTGATGTTCAGCACCTCGACACCGGCGGGCTCGGCCAGTCCGGCCGTGTTTCCGGCGATGAGCGTGACGTCGGCGCCACGCTGGGCGGCCACCCTGGCCACCGCGTAGCCCTGCTTACCTGAGCTGCGGTTGCCGATGAAGCGAACTGGATCGAGGGCCTCACGGGTCCCGCCGGCACTCACCAGCAGCTTGACGCCGGCCAGGTCGTACGGCATCGCGTCGGAGCGGGCCAGCAGCAGCTCGGCGAAGGTGGTGATCTCTTCAGGCTCGGGCAGCCGCCCGGGGCCGGTGTCAGCGCCGGTGAGTCGCCCGGACGCGGGTTCGAGCACGACCGCGCCGCGGCTACGCAACGTCGCCACGTTCTCGACGGTGGCGGGGTGCAACCACATCTCGGTGTGCATTGCCGGCGCGAACAGCACCGGGCAGCGGGCCGTCAACAGCGTCGCGGTCAGCAGATCGTCGGCGCGGCCGGCGACGGCGCGGGCCAGCAGGTCAGCAGTGGCCGGCGCGACGACGACGAGGTCGGCTTCCTGCCCGAGCCGGACATGCGGCACTTCATCGACGTCTTCGAAGACGCCGGTGCGCACCGGATGCCCGGACAGCGCCTCGAACGTCGCGGCACCGACGAACCGCAATGCCGACTCGGTGGGGACGACACGAACGTCATGGCCGGCTTCACTGAGCTGGCGGACGACCGAGCACGCCTTGTATGCGGCGATACCTCCGGCGACGCCGACGATGATCCGCTTGCGGTTCATCAACTAGCCCGGGCTTGGTGAGCTACTCGCCTTCAGTGTGTTCGAGCAGATCGCCGTGGATCTCGCGCAGCGAGATCGACAGTGGCTTCTCCTGTAGGCCGGGCTCGACCAGCGGGCCGACGTATTCGAGGATGCCGTCGCCGAGCTGGTTGTAGTAGTCGTTGATCTGGCGCGCACGCTTGGCGGCGTAGATGACCAGCGCGTACTTGCTCGACACCCGGTCCAGCAACTCGTCGATGGGCGGGTTGGTGATGCCCAGCGGTGTGTCATAGGCGGTTGCGGCACCCGGGGCCGGATCGTAGTGATCCGAGCTGGCTTGCGTCACGTAGAACTTCTTCCTGGCGGATGTTGCGGATTAAAAATCGGGGTCATCGACGTCTCGCGCCGGCTTTGGGGCGTCAATCCCGCGCGCCCACCAGCAAGGATACCAATTCGGCGCAGGCCGAATCCAATTGGTTGTTCACCACAACGACGTCGAACGTGCCCTGAGCGGCGAGTTCGGCGCGGGCGGTGTCCAGTCGGCGCGCCTGCACCTCGGGTGTTTCGGTGCCCCGGCCGGTCAGCCGCTCTTCGAGCGCCTCCCAGCTGGGCGGTGCCAAGAACACCGTCAACACTTCGGGCATGGCCCGTTTGACGGCTTCCGCACCGGCCAGGTCGACCTCGATCAGGACGGGACGTCCCGCCACCACAGCGTCGGCCACAGGGGCTGCCAGGGTGCCGGAGCGCTGCAGTCCGTTGTGGATCTCTGCCCATTCGAGCAGGTCACCATCATCGATC
This window contains:
- the metK gene encoding methionine adenosyltransferase, with the protein product MSAGRLFTSESVTEGHPDKICDAISDSILDSLLAADPKSRVAVETAVTTGQVHVIGEVTTSAKEAFADINDTVRKRILEIGYDSSEKGFDGETAGVNIGIGRQSPDIAQGVDTAHETRVEGGADPLDLQGAGDQGLMFGYAIKDTPELMPLPIALAHRLARRLTEVRKSGVLDYLRPDGKTQVTVQYDGTTPVRLDTVVLSTQHAAGIDLEGTLTPDIREKVVNTVLADLNHDSMDTSDFRLLVNPTGKFVLGGPMGDAGLTGRKIIVDTYGGWARHGGGAFSGKDPSKVDRSAAYAMRWVAKNVVAAGLAERVEVQVAYAIGKAAPVGLFVETFGSETVDPARIEKAITAVFDLRPAAIVRDLDLLRPIYAPTAAYGHFGRTDIDLPWERLDKVDDLKNSV
- the coaBC gene encoding bifunctional phosphopantothenoylcysteine decarboxylase/phosphopantothenate--cysteine ligase CoaBC, whose amino-acid sequence is MNRKRIIVGVAGGIAAYKACSVVRQLSEAGHDVRVVPTESALRFVGAATFEALSGHPVRTGVFEDVDEVPHVRLGQEADLVVVAPATADLLARAVAGRADDLLTATLLTARCPVLFAPAMHTEMWLHPATVENVATLRSRGAVVLEPASGRLTGADTGPGRLPEPEEITTFAELLLARSDAMPYDLAGVKLLVSAGGTREALDPVRFIGNRSSGKQGYAVARVAAQRGADVTLIAGNTAGLAEPAGVEVLNITSAAQLHEAVTKHAPDAHVLVMAAAVADFRPAHVETTKIKKKPDVVDAPAIELVRNDDVLAGAVRQRADGQLPNMRAIVGFAAETGDANGDVLFHARAKLARKGCDLLVVNAVGEGRAFEVDSNDGWLLGADGTEAALEHGSKTLMASRIVDAIATLLRREA
- the rpoZ gene encoding DNA-directed RNA polymerase subunit omega; translated protein: MTQASSDHYDPAPGAATAYDTPLGITNPPIDELLDRVSSKYALVIYAAKRARQINDYYNQLGDGILEYVGPLVEPGLQEKPLSISLREIHGDLLEHTEGE
- the gmk gene encoding guanylate kinase; its protein translation is MNAGGGPDSAGAVPDHRGRGRVVVLSGPSGVGKSSVVRCLREQVPDLHFSVSATTRVRRPGEVDGVDYHFVTPEQFQRLIDDGDLLEWAEIHNGLQRSGTLAAPVADAVVAGRPVLIEVDLAGAEAVKRAMPEVLTVFLAPPSWEALEERLTGRGTETPEVQARRLDTARAELAAQGTFDVVVVNNQLDSACAELVSLLVGARD